The following proteins are encoded in a genomic region of Lachnospiraceae bacterium KM106-2:
- a CDS encoding ribosomal small subunit pseudouridine synthase A produces the protein MRLDKYLIQASIGMRKEVQPLIREGLVTVNGNVVTVPETIICEKTDCITYRGEKISLGKRQYYMLHKPAGYITARSDAEKATVLDLFQNVNTNSLFPVGRLDKDTEGLLFLTNDGAFDQFLMNPKCHVEKTYFFWALGSLSEEDKAALCNGLSIGEGEKLTKPARLTIVREGLYDVLKEEIISPIICKVKMKPEGQPVVAGYLTISEGRKHQVKRMLKAVGCYIIYLKRTTIGPVALDESLPKGQYRALSEEEVRSLLD, from the coding sequence ATGCGATTAGATAAATATTTGATCCAAGCTTCGATCGGAATGAGAAAAGAGGTTCAGCCTCTGATCCGAGAAGGTTTGGTGACTGTGAATGGTAATGTAGTCACAGTGCCGGAGACGATCATCTGTGAGAAGACGGATTGTATTACTTACCGAGGAGAGAAGATCAGTCTGGGAAAACGTCAATACTATATGCTGCATAAACCGGCTGGGTATATTACTGCAAGGTCGGATGCAGAAAAGGCAACGGTATTAGATTTATTTCAGAACGTGAATACGAATTCCTTATTCCCAGTTGGAAGATTAGATAAAGATACGGAAGGCTTATTATTCTTAACCAATGACGGTGCGTTTGATCAGTTCTTAATGAATCCAAAGTGTCATGTAGAGAAGACTTATTTCTTCTGGGCACTTGGCTCTTTATCGGAAGAAGATAAGGCAGCCTTATGCAATGGACTTTCGATTGGAGAAGGAGAGAAGTTAACAAAGCCGGCGCGCCTTACAATTGTAAGAGAGGGACTTTATGATGTCTTAAAAGAGGAGATCATTAGTCCGATCATTTGCAAGGTTAAAATGAAACCAGAAGGGCAGCCGGTTGTAGCAGGATATCTGACCATTTCGGAAGGAAGAAAGCATCAGGTGAAAAGAATGTTAAAGGCAGTTGGCTGTTACATTATATATCTAAAGAGAACGACAATTGGTCCGGTTGCATTAGATGAATCCCTTCCCAAGGGGCAGTACCGAGCACTTTCGGAGGAAGAAGTTCGTTCTCTACTAGATTAG
- a CDS encoding possible surface protein, responsible for cell interaction has product MKKRLKGISLIISLLALIILGGTSAKASEQYEDTLTMAEVLDQNEAELSETEITGIAVGTSRRLTLENVAMDPSTYQITYTSENSKVASVASDGTITAVAAGTTNINLTISFTDQSYRTYSCKVTVTNPSFTQSTYVVAVGGELSLQVKGSNSEIYDCKVNDESIASVSYWYDLSVVGNKVGTTTIQATVDGKVITATVQVTNPTIKDNLKLIVKGKSANIKVTGKSGKTKVTYQIANSKIASISSSGKIKGKKYGSTVVTVSVDNTTIPVVVAVGKTKTIGAIKNAVKALGKPYSQPKRMQKGYYDCSSLVWRSYKPYKVYFGDKKYAPTAANQGKYLVQKKKVIAKKYVDPSKLQPGDVLYFTKGKNGRYRNIYHTAIYIGEGVIIHANGAQVAYGSYSYYQNRIALITRPTK; this is encoded by the coding sequence ATGAAAAAACGGTTAAAAGGGATTAGTCTAATCATCAGTCTTCTCGCATTGATCATCTTAGGAGGAACCAGTGCAAAGGCATCAGAACAATATGAAGATACACTAACAATGGCAGAAGTATTAGATCAGAATGAGGCTGAGTTAAGTGAAACAGAGATCACAGGCATTGCAGTTGGAACGAGTCGACGTTTAACATTAGAGAATGTAGCGATGGATCCGAGCACTTATCAGATTACCTATACATCTGAGAATTCTAAAGTAGCTTCTGTCGCATCAGATGGGACCATAACAGCAGTTGCAGCTGGAACAACGAATATTAACTTAACGATCAGTTTTACAGATCAGTCTTATCGAACTTATAGTTGTAAGGTCACCGTTACTAATCCTAGTTTTACACAGTCAACTTATGTAGTCGCTGTGGGAGGAGAGTTATCATTACAAGTTAAAGGTAGTAATTCTGAAATCTATGATTGCAAGGTGAACGATGAATCAATCGCTAGTGTTTCCTATTGGTATGATCTTTCGGTAGTAGGAAATAAGGTTGGTACTACGACAATTCAGGCTACTGTAGATGGAAAAGTAATTACGGCTACGGTTCAGGTAACGAATCCTACTATCAAAGATAATCTGAAACTTATTGTCAAGGGTAAGAGTGCCAACATTAAGGTGACTGGAAAGTCAGGAAAGACAAAGGTTACGTATCAAATTGCAAATTCGAAGATTGCTTCTATAAGTTCTTCTGGTAAGATCAAAGGAAAGAAATATGGAAGTACGGTAGTTACAGTTAGTGTTGACAATACTACAATTCCAGTAGTCGTAGCAGTCGGAAAGACGAAGACAATCGGTGCTATCAAAAATGCAGTGAAAGCACTTGGAAAACCTTATAGTCAGCCAAAGAGAATGCAGAAGGGATATTATGATTGTAGTTCCTTAGTTTGGAGAAGTTATAAGCCATATAAAGTATATTTTGGTGATAAAAAATATGCTCCAACCGCAGCAAATCAAGGAAAATATTTAGTACAGAAGAAGAAAGTGATCGCGAAGAAATACGTGGATCCTTCCAAATTACAGCCAGGAGATGTTCTATATTTTACAAAAGGTAAGAACGGAAGATATAGGAACATATATCATACTGCAATTTATATTGGAGAAGGTGTGATCATCCATGCAAATGGAGCGCAAGTAGCCTATGGTTCTTATAGTTATTATCAAAATAGAATTGCCTTGATCACAAGACCAACCAAATAA
- a CDS encoding 2-haloalkanoic acid dehalogenase, giving the protein MIKAFIFDLDDTLYDCIHVNNEAVSALCEYTAKELLHIKTSTVRVAFDRARMQIKEQLRDDVAAQHNRMLYIEKTLELLEIPPVKYALEMYDYFWNYVLEHMKLYEGAEDFLIMLKKKKIKIAICTDMTVHIQYRKLRALGIDSYIDSIITSEEVGREKPAPEMFQMALNKLNVLSSEAIYVGDNLKKDVIGPTKVGITAIWYHEEEQTPYLRAENYEKMFELFSKLNMENK; this is encoded by the coding sequence ATGATAAAAGCATTTATTTTTGATCTAGATGATACCTTATATGACTGCATTCATGTAAATAATGAGGCAGTATCCGCCTTATGTGAATATACGGCGAAGGAACTATTACATATTAAGACAAGCACGGTAAGAGTGGCCTTTGATCGGGCAAGAATGCAGATCAAAGAGCAGTTAAGGGATGATGTTGCCGCTCAGCATAATCGAATGCTCTATATAGAAAAGACGTTAGAGTTATTAGAAATTCCGCCAGTGAAGTATGCATTAGAAATGTATGATTATTTTTGGAATTATGTATTAGAACATATGAAATTGTATGAAGGAGCAGAAGATTTTCTTATTATGTTAAAGAAGAAGAAAATCAAGATCGCCATCTGCACTGATATGACCGTACATATTCAATATCGAAAGTTACGGGCGCTTGGCATTGATTCTTATATCGATAGTATTATCACTAGTGAAGAGGTTGGAAGGGAGAAGCCAGCACCGGAGATGTTTCAGATGGCATTAAATAAATTGAATGTTTTATCTTCTGAGGCTATTTATGTAGGAGATAACTTAAAAAAGGACGTCATAGGACCGACAAAGGTTGGCATTACAGCCATCTGGTATCATGAAGAAGAACAGACTCCTTATCTTCGAGCAGAAAATTATGAGAAGATGTTTGAATTATTTAGCAAATTAAATATGGAAAATAAATAA
- a CDS encoding ferredoxin--sulfite reductase has product MNINYADQFREDLKEFREITNKFYRNEITVPEYKHFSGGFGSYAQRGGERGMLRLRLCGGRINKDQLNFIADSINKYHIDLMHFTTCQTIQLHNLTAETICELVEEAWDHGIITRGGGGDFPRNVMATPLSGLIKDEYFDVTPYVCASADYLLSFIDKVKLPRKLKVCFSSNPKNIPHATFRDLGFVATKEGKFDVYSAGGLGISPKMGVCVATGIEPNKIFYYIKAMINTFITYGNYEKRSRARTRFMQDTLGSEGYVKAYQEQLKELMDSEDLDITVEPIKITKQGCGEAKPDRRLTEQKQQGLYAVYYHPIGGTPSPSKILALRDAINKMEEVELRLTPNEGIYIVNLNAKEAEEILAITDDGARNLFESSVACIGASICQIGLRDSQALIAMCVEALRPYNFADGVLPLMHISGCPSSCGTHQIGVIGFRGAAKPSPEGPKVAFALFENGCDDQGKEHFGEDVGIMVLEDIPKFLIDLGETVTAANTTFYEWVKTHHDDFLAIAKKYI; this is encoded by the coding sequence TTGAACATTAATTATGCGGATCAATTTCGCGAAGACTTAAAAGAATTTCGTGAAATCACAAATAAATTTTATCGAAATGAGATAACCGTTCCTGAATACAAACATTTTTCTGGTGGCTTCGGAAGCTATGCACAGCGTGGAGGCGAACGTGGAATGCTTCGTCTCCGTCTATGTGGAGGTCGTATTAATAAGGATCAGCTTAACTTCATTGCAGATAGTATCAATAAATATCATATTGATCTTATGCATTTCACAACTTGTCAAACAATTCAACTTCATAACTTAACAGCAGAAACAATCTGCGAACTAGTTGAAGAGGCTTGGGATCATGGAATTATCACTCGTGGCGGTGGCGGTGATTTTCCTCGTAATGTTATGGCGACTCCTCTAAGTGGTCTGATCAAAGACGAATACTTTGATGTAACTCCTTATGTATGCGCTTCTGCCGATTATCTGCTAAGTTTCATCGATAAAGTAAAACTTCCTCGTAAGTTAAAAGTATGCTTCTCTAGTAATCCGAAAAATATCCCTCATGCGACTTTTCGTGATCTTGGATTTGTTGCAACAAAGGAAGGAAAATTCGATGTCTATAGCGCTGGTGGTCTTGGAATCAGCCCTAAAATGGGTGTCTGCGTTGCAACTGGCATCGAGCCAAACAAAATCTTCTACTACATTAAAGCAATGATCAACACCTTTATTACTTATGGTAATTACGAGAAACGTAGTCGTGCAAGAACTCGCTTTATGCAAGATACTTTAGGAAGCGAAGGCTATGTGAAAGCCTATCAGGAGCAGTTAAAAGAACTCATGGACTCTGAAGATCTTGATATTACGGTAGAACCAATAAAGATTACAAAACAAGGCTGCGGTGAAGCAAAACCTGACCGTCGTCTGACGGAGCAAAAACAGCAAGGACTTTATGCCGTCTATTATCATCCGATCGGGGGTACGCCTTCTCCTTCAAAAATTCTCGCTTTACGTGATGCCATTAATAAAATGGAAGAAGTAGAATTGCGACTAACTCCAAATGAAGGGATTTATATTGTCAATCTTAATGCAAAGGAAGCAGAAGAAATTCTTGCAATTACTGACGATGGTGCAAGAAATCTTTTCGAAAGTTCTGTCGCCTGTATCGGAGCTAGTATCTGTCAGATTGGATTACGAGATTCGCAAGCGCTCATCGCTATGTGCGTGGAAGCACTTCGTCCTTATAACTTTGCAGATGGTGTCCTTCCTCTGATGCACATTTCCGGCTGCCCTTCTTCTTGTGGTACTCATCAAATTGGGGTGATTGGATTCCGTGGCGCTGCCAAACCATCTCCGGAAGGACCCAAGGTTGCATTCGCCTTATTTGAAAATGGATGCGATGATCAGGGAAAAGAACACTTTGGTGAAGACGTTGGTATTATGGTCCTCGAAGATATTCCAAAATTCTTAATTGATCTTGGTGAAACCGTTACGGCTGCTAATACTACCTTTTATGAATGGGTAAAGACTCATCATGACGATTTCCTTGCGATTGCAAAAAAATATATCTAA
- a CDS encoding O-acetylhomoserine sulfhydrylase: MKRTFRKTTAFVLAMATMFSTVAGISPVEVSASSKKHVSVLADNVYEDGVRLGDGYLLLENGKLKQITNATKYIYIDKDGKQKEIKNNVGFDKIYYSTTGATYVRGERYSVFNENGLLLVGKDNKVGVMDHNSVMFGGTENFYESVLCAGPQMFFTTNATINKSNKTDTNQWTLRKKDGTVIKEFSDLEISFYPPIYANSLQYVSYRENGKGTFSMIDNSGRILSTISGFDSYPSIQIKEGSDYVVVTSGNKTCVLKNSGQLVFELEGYYSFDDIDNLSTVGYAAARTYTSDGSLYKLMSQSGEVVFSSNKKIISYDDKNLIYGTKHGDETVYNYEQKKDILNAQEEYKNNYPDYQITTQSLYLVDHDIVFSVIDEKELYNDTYNTAKIHFYNTDGTKSSKEILDGQYQSQSKAAMAITTGFEKYKLITFDRKIQYQTEYSDYITPEMGNYPNSSIAAVEYSKEKGYRFLTKGGTVTDWYSSYDDYDNGNKRVETTEGKYGIVDTEGCVAAEPIYDSIKMLRENDYSIAQKNDRKIIINDKGQEVESDDYEILGNYDSEFSEFPSKWNDYTYDNSIGSNLMALTVKVDQSGDQKVGLISLLDGITVTEEPKPQEPKPEESTPEESKPDNSTPQVPESNPTEQKPSNDTQVTPPVQNPVVSQPVKAPGKVAGLKVSKVKSDRFTVSWTKQTGAAGYTVYYYNTKTKKDVVVSNVSSKTTKLTISKLSGKKLESGKKYTVKVAAYKKDNSKKVYGSKASISATTKVNTPSSFTVKASGKNKAKLTWKKVSGASGYQIYQANSKQGKYKLIKSINKGSQVSFTTKKLTKKNTYFKVRAYKTVSGKKVYSSDTSIKNLKLK; the protein is encoded by the coding sequence ATGAAAAGAACTTTTAGAAAGACCACTGCGTTTGTATTAGCAATGGCAACTATGTTTTCTACAGTAGCTGGAATCAGCCCTGTGGAAGTATCCGCTTCATCCAAAAAGCATGTAAGTGTACTTGCTGACAATGTGTATGAGGATGGTGTTCGTTTAGGGGATGGATATTTACTATTAGAAAATGGTAAGTTGAAACAGATTACGAATGCAACCAAATATATCTACATTGATAAAGATGGAAAGCAAAAAGAAATTAAAAATAATGTTGGATTTGATAAAATTTATTATTCTACAACAGGAGCTACTTATGTTCGAGGGGAGAGATACTCCGTATTTAATGAAAATGGTCTGCTTCTTGTAGGAAAAGATAATAAAGTAGGCGTTATGGATCACAATAGCGTTATGTTTGGTGGGACAGAGAATTTTTATGAGTCTGTATTATGTGCAGGTCCACAGATGTTCTTTACGACTAATGCAACAATAAATAAGTCGAACAAAACAGATACGAATCAATGGACATTAAGAAAAAAAGATGGCACAGTGATCAAAGAGTTTTCAGATCTTGAAATAAGCTTTTATCCGCCAATCTATGCCAATAGTCTACAATATGTCAGTTATAGGGAAAATGGAAAAGGCACATTTTCTATGATCGATAATTCAGGAAGAATCCTTTCCACTATCTCCGGTTTTGATAGTTACCCTTCTATTCAGATAAAAGAAGGAAGTGACTATGTTGTTGTAACTTCTGGAAACAAAACTTGTGTACTTAAGAATTCTGGACAGCTAGTGTTTGAATTAGAAGGATATTACAGTTTCGACGATATCGACAACTTATCAACGGTAGGATATGCCGCAGCTAGAACTTATACGTCAGATGGATCACTTTATAAATTAATGAGTCAATCTGGTGAGGTTGTGTTCTCGTCAAATAAAAAAATTATTTCTTATGATGACAAGAACCTTATTTACGGGACAAAACATGGCGATGAGACTGTTTATAACTATGAACAGAAAAAAGATATTCTCAATGCACAGGAAGAGTATAAAAATAATTATCCTGATTATCAAATTACGACACAGTCACTTTACTTAGTAGATCATGATATAGTATTTTCAGTAATTGATGAAAAAGAACTATACAATGACACATATAATACGGCAAAAATACATTTCTACAATACCGATGGTACAAAGAGCAGTAAAGAAATATTAGATGGACAATACCAATCACAATCAAAAGCAGCAATGGCGATTACAACAGGATTTGAAAAGTATAAGTTGATCACGTTTGATCGTAAGATCCAGTATCAGACAGAATACTCAGATTATATTACTCCAGAAATGGGGAACTATCCAAACTCTAGTATAGCTGCTGTTGAATATAGTAAAGAAAAAGGGTATCGCTTCTTAACGAAAGGCGGTACAGTTACTGACTGGTATAGCAGTTATGATGATTATGACAATGGAAATAAGAGAGTTGAAACCACAGAAGGTAAATATGGCATTGTAGACACAGAGGGTTGCGTGGCGGCAGAGCCAATCTACGATAGTATCAAGATGCTAAGAGAGAATGATTATTCGATTGCACAAAAGAATGATCGTAAGATTATTATCAATGACAAAGGGCAGGAAGTGGAATCGGATGATTATGAGATTCTAGGAAATTATGATTCTGAGTTTTCAGAATTTCCGAGTAAATGGAACGATTATACGTACGATAACTCGATCGGTTCTAACTTAATGGCGCTTACTGTGAAAGTTGATCAGAGTGGGGATCAGAAAGTAGGATTGATCTCATTACTAGATGGTATAACGGTGACAGAAGAACCAAAGCCACAAGAACCAAAACCAGAAGAGTCAACACCAGAAGAGTCAAAACCGGATAATTCAACACCACAAGTTCCTGAATCCAATCCAACCGAACAGAAACCATCGAACGATACTCAGGTAACACCTCCAGTACAGAACCCAGTTGTAAGCCAACCAGTGAAAGCTCCAGGTAAAGTAGCAGGACTTAAGGTTTCAAAAGTAAAATCGGATCGTTTTACGGTATCTTGGACAAAACAAACTGGTGCAGCAGGTTACACGGTTTACTATTACAATACAAAGACAAAGAAAGATGTTGTAGTAAGTAACGTTTCTTCAAAAACTACAAAACTTACAATTTCTAAGTTATCAGGAAAGAAATTAGAATCTGGTAAAAAATATACGGTTAAAGTGGCTGCATACAAGAAAGATAATAGTAAGAAAGTATATGGAAGCAAAGCTTCTATCAGTGCAACTACAAAAGTTAATACACCATCCAGTTTTACTGTGAAAGCTTCTGGAAAAAATAAGGCAAAACTTACTTGGAAGAAAGTAAGCGGTGCAAGCGGATACCAAATCTATCAGGCTAATTCTAAGCAGGGAAAATATAAATTGATCAAGAGCATTAATAAAGGATCTCAGGTATCTTTCACAACTAAGAAATTAACAAAAAAGAACACTTATTTTAAAGTAAGAGCTTATAAGACCGTTAGCGGTAAAAAAGTATATAGTAGTGATACAAGTATTAAAAATCTTAAATTAAAATAA
- a CDS encoding oligosaccharide repeat unit polymerase Wzy has translation MSRRKKSEPAYKRLIGYILVAFLVMLPWVSRLKIYELSEREGQYFSNQQGIYFDLFLYYKSVWIIFMMIVIVCFFLGEHIFPDHIISDIPLKEKQYRSTLWAVLVYIVGVLLSSVFSPYQGEVVSGSPVEFEGTFVLIGYMVLFLAGINYFRSPKVKNALKYGITIVAGITVILSGIEFFGGYLFQFEFFKNLLAGDNYKAIIQSLQTGNFKNMITLTFFNSNYFGSFSVLIFPILAMYLIEAKIIWEKIGYAILTTGMIAAIVGSRSTAAFYLVLLQVIVILIYKRKELLDRWKESLIYIGFFIGGICIINVTSQGKLLEMLQMSSSNTKYENTKQQRFELTDLHMEGNKLTLIGTEKAFTLEYDQNEPSNRNKMKIYDEEEKKLKTTNSSDEQIQLQETGYEPIKLVFSTEGVSIDLGYESTLDFYMTEDGFYGVGQNGIALESVSRTSSIGKRYYSYFTGRGYAWMNSMPLLKQNLLIGKGPGTFLYQFQQYDYVGLLNTHGTTNLMIDKPHNMYLQIALQTGGISLIAVLFLFVCYFMRGMKAFAVNQDLQGVFLGTISFMIIGMVNDSMVVVSPIFWMLLGIGYGSFQRTKDSIC, from the coding sequence GTGAGCAGAAGAAAGAAAAGCGAGCCAGCTTATAAACGTTTGATTGGCTATATTTTAGTTGCATTTTTAGTGATGCTTCCGTGGGTATCTCGTTTGAAGATTTATGAGTTATCAGAACGAGAAGGCCAGTATTTTTCGAATCAACAGGGAATTTATTTTGACTTGTTCCTTTATTATAAAAGTGTATGGATCATCTTTATGATGATTGTGATTGTTTGTTTTTTTCTCGGAGAACATATCTTTCCGGATCATATTATTTCGGATATTCCATTAAAAGAGAAACAGTATCGTTCCACTCTTTGGGCGGTGCTTGTATATATTGTGGGAGTCCTATTATCTAGTGTGTTCAGTCCTTATCAAGGTGAAGTCGTATCTGGATCACCGGTAGAATTCGAGGGAACTTTTGTGTTGATCGGATATATGGTGCTTTTTTTAGCAGGTATTAATTATTTTCGGTCTCCTAAAGTCAAGAATGCTCTAAAGTATGGAATTACTATAGTAGCGGGAATTACCGTGATTTTATCAGGAATTGAATTCTTTGGCGGATATTTATTTCAGTTTGAATTTTTTAAGAATTTATTAGCAGGAGATAACTATAAAGCGATTATCCAATCATTACAAACAGGTAATTTTAAGAATATGATCACATTAACATTCTTTAATTCCAACTATTTTGGTAGCTTTTCCGTTCTGATCTTCCCGATATTAGCGATGTATCTAATAGAAGCCAAGATCATATGGGAAAAAATCGGATATGCCATTCTAACAACGGGAATGATAGCGGCTATCGTTGGATCGAGATCGACAGCTGCATTTTATCTTGTCTTGCTGCAAGTGATCGTAATCCTCATTTATAAGCGAAAAGAGCTCTTAGATAGATGGAAGGAGAGTCTGATCTATATTGGATTTTTTATAGGTGGAATCTGTATCATCAATGTTACCTCTCAGGGAAAGTTGCTTGAGATGCTGCAAATGTCATCTTCTAATACAAAGTATGAGAATACCAAACAGCAGAGATTTGAGTTGACTGATCTCCACATGGAGGGGAATAAGCTTACCCTGATCGGAACCGAGAAGGCATTCACGCTTGAATATGACCAAAATGAACCATCAAATCGAAATAAAATGAAGATTTACGATGAAGAGGAAAAGAAACTTAAGACTACCAATAGTTCTGATGAACAAATACAGCTACAAGAAACGGGCTATGAGCCAATCAAGTTAGTATTTTCTACAGAAGGTGTCAGTATTGATCTTGGCTATGAGAGCACACTAGATTTCTATATGACCGAAGATGGATTCTATGGAGTCGGACAAAATGGAATCGCCTTAGAATCGGTTAGTCGAACAAGTTCAATTGGCAAACGGTATTATAGTTATTTTACAGGTAGAGGTTATGCATGGATGAACTCCATGCCATTATTAAAACAGAATCTACTTATTGGAAAAGGACCAGGTACTTTTCTATATCAATTTCAACAATATGATTATGTAGGGCTTTTGAATACACACGGTACTACAAATCTTATGATAGATAAACCTCATAATATGTATCTGCAGATTGCTTTACAGACAGGAGGAATCAGTTTGATCGCGGTTTTATTCTTATTCGTTTGTTATTTTATGAGAGGAATGAAAGCGTTTGCTGTGAATCAGGATTTACAAGGAGTATTTCTTGGTACGATCAGCTTTATGATCATTGGTATGGTCAATGACAGTATGGTGGTAGTTTCACCGATATTCTGGATGCTCCTTGGAATTGGTTATGGAAGCTTTCAGAGAACAAAAGATTCGATTTGCTAA
- a CDS encoding multimodular transpeptidase-transglycosylase has translation MRKKWFIPVTVCVTVVAVSVGYSFLGKKQAAIFLDQDGKKFYDLSEGKKEQISDDYASSAFDETVKILQSEKGYTKEEAERFLYKKDIVVETTRDPKLQAQLEEAWEQEKTFTRSKSPTANEAAMVIMDYEGQIKALKGNRDQDNAAKNYATDELIQIGSTIKPLSVYALAMEEKVIHYSSLVEDKPSVLQGMGGARLWPTNADGEYAGKILLENAIEVSKNTVPVQLVQTLGEEKICAFLREKLAFTTLVEEEDKENDLQPSALALGYLSKGTTLSHLTSCYRIFGGDGSYYKQTTILRVKEEDGTIIYENKNKGNQVISSETSSIMNQLLSSVVNGERGTARNAAIKGTQVIGKTGTIAEDQNVSSRLFVGATPEYIAGVWLGKSEKQTEFDQRTYITAVDVWKTVMDTVTLEKNSFELSGDIVTRDYCEQTGLLAGDACTSIKQGVYHKEDSLDFCSTCAKKKRK, from the coding sequence GTGAGAAAGAAATGGTTCATACCAGTAACAGTTTGCGTGACAGTGGTAGCTGTTAGTGTTGGTTATTCCTTTTTGGGAAAGAAACAAGCTGCTATCTTTCTAGATCAAGATGGAAAGAAGTTTTATGATTTATCAGAAGGAAAGAAGGAGCAGATCAGCGATGATTATGCAAGTTCTGCATTTGATGAGACCGTTAAGATCCTTCAGAGCGAGAAGGGGTATACCAAAGAAGAGGCAGAGCGTTTTTTATATAAAAAAGATATCGTTGTAGAGACAACGAGGGATCCTAAGTTACAAGCACAGTTAGAGGAGGCTTGGGAACAGGAGAAGACCTTTACGAGAAGTAAGAGTCCAACTGCGAATGAAGCCGCCATGGTCATTATGGACTATGAAGGACAGATTAAGGCATTAAAAGGGAATCGAGATCAAGACAATGCGGCTAAGAATTATGCAACCGATGAATTGATTCAAATTGGTTCTACCATAAAACCATTATCGGTATATGCTTTGGCAATGGAAGAAAAGGTAATACATTATTCTTCTTTGGTTGAGGACAAGCCATCCGTTCTGCAAGGCATGGGGGGAGCAAGGCTTTGGCCAACGAATGCAGATGGTGAGTATGCGGGAAAAATTTTATTAGAGAATGCAATTGAAGTATCCAAAAATACGGTACCGGTACAGTTGGTACAGACGTTGGGAGAAGAAAAGATCTGCGCATTTCTAAGAGAGAAGCTTGCATTTACTACCTTAGTGGAGGAAGAAGACAAGGAAAATGATCTCCAACCATCGGCACTGGCATTAGGATATTTAAGCAAAGGGACAACGCTATCTCATTTAACCTCTTGCTATCGAATCTTTGGAGGAGATGGCAGCTATTATAAGCAGACAACAATTCTTCGTGTGAAAGAGGAAGATGGAACGATCATATATGAAAATAAGAATAAGGGAAATCAGGTTATTAGTAGTGAAACTTCTAGTATTATGAACCAATTACTAAGCAGTGTAGTAAATGGAGAACGAGGTACCGCTAGAAATGCTGCAATAAAAGGAACCCAGGTAATTGGTAAGACAGGAACCATTGCAGAAGATCAGAACGTGAGTAGCAGATTATTTGTAGGGGCTACTCCAGAATATATTGCTGGTGTATGGTTAGGAAAAAGTGAGAAACAGACGGAGTTTGATCAACGTACGTATATAACAGCAGTTGATGTTTGGAAGACAGTAATGGATACGGTTACTTTAGAAAAGAATTCCTTTGAATTATCAGGTGATATTGTGACAAGAGACTATTGTGAGCAAACGGGACTGTTAGCAGGAGATGCTTGTACAAGTATAAAACAGGGGGTATATCACAAAGAGGATTCCCTCGACTTTTGTAGCACCTGTGCGAAGAAGAAACGGAAGTAG